Proteins from one Panicum virgatum strain AP13 chromosome 7K, P.virgatum_v5, whole genome shotgun sequence genomic window:
- the LOC120639556 gene encoding probable glucuronosyltransferase Os04g0103100 produces MASIRRPHSPAKQHLLRYHHPFASSSPPSSPLRHSSSSSSSLRTHHHNLYPHPFLFLSRRPLPRFAAFFLLGSFLGLLHFLSHLPHTPHIRPADPVAAAAGLRQHLQLPIRVPDDDDADDTRKKLLIVVTPTRARAAQAYYLSRMGQTLLLVDPPLLWVVVQAGEPTPEAAAALRRTTVMHRYVGCCDNLNASSSSSSSADDLRPRQMNAALDLVENHRLDGIVYFAHEEGVYSLDLFQRLRQIRRFGTWPVPVVSENRKDGVVLEGPVCKQNQVVGWHTSEGHSKLRRFHVAMSGFAFNSTMLWDPKLRSHVAWNSIRHPEMVKEGFQGTTFVEQLVEDESQMEGIPADCSRIMNWHVPFGSENLAYPKGWRVGTNLDVIIPLK; encoded by the exons ATGGCGTCCATCCGCCGGCCGCACTCGCCGGCCAAGCAGCACCTGCTGCGCTACCACCACCccttcgcctcctcctcgccgccctcctccccgctccgccactccagctcctcctccagctccctgAGGACCCACCACCACAACCTCTACCCGcaccccttcctcttcctctcccgccgcccactcccgcgcttcgccgccttcttcctcctcggctccttcctcggcctcctccactTCCTCTCCCACCTGCCCCACACCCCGCACATCCGCCCCGCGGACCCCGTCGCGGCCGCGGCTGGCCTCCGCCAACACCTACAACTCCCCATCCGGGTaccagacgacgacgacgccgatgaCACAAGGAAAAAGCTGCTCATCGTCGTCACGCCcacgcgcgcccgcgccgcgcaggCCTACTACCTCAGCCGGATGGGCCAGACGCTGCTCCTCGTCGACCCGCCCCTGCTCTGGGTCGTCGTGCAGGCCGGCGAGCCCAcgcccgaggccgccgccgcgctgcgccgCACCACCGTCATGCACCGCTACGTCGGCTGCTGCGACAACCTcaacgcctcctcctcctcctcctcctccgccgacgACCTCCGCCCGCGCCAGATGAATGCCGCGCTCGACCTCGTCGAGAACCACCGCCTCGACGGCATCGTCTACTTCGCCCACGAGGAGGGCGTCTACTCCCTAGACCTCTTCCAACGCCTGCGCCAAATCAG GAGGTTTGGCACATGGCCTGTTCCAGTGGTCTCTGAAAACAGAAAGGATGGTGTGGTTCTGGAGGGCCCTGTGTGCAAGCAGAATCAAGTTGTTGGATGGCATACAAGTGAAGGTCACAGCAAGCTCCGGAGATTTCATGTTGCTATGTCAGGATTCGCGTTCAATAGCACCATGCTCTGGGATCCCAAGCTGAGGTCCCATGTGGCCTGGAATTCAATTCGCCATCCAGAAATGGTGAAAGAAGGCTTCCAA GGAACCACGTTTGTAGAGCAACTAGTGGAGGATGAAAGCCAGATGGAAGGCATACCTGCTGACTGCTCGCGTATAATGAACTGGCATGTGCCATTTGGATCTGAGAATCTTGCCTATCCTAAAGGATGGCGAGTTGGGACGAATCTGGATGTGATTATTCCTCTTAAATAG
- the LOC120639557 gene encoding eukaryotic translation initiation factor 3 subunit M-like: MATIVNTTEEEPMLAVVRFTAELAWADAGPEVADPEVTRLCLEAQEHILAGRWLDMASLMLASADLLLTPPSRVPDKDLECVLSVICSLVTKAGSEDQALQITDLICDKLTQQPDDKPALRLKVLFSLYNLLPSPYFKALVYKKALELATAGKAAEYIIPSFKNIDSFVNEWGIGNLEQRELYLAITRILKDHKGMTKDYFKFLNKYLATFKGSDDDSATIGDAKEEAVAAIIEFVKSSNLFQCDLLNMPAVAQLEKDEKYQLVYELLKIFLTKRLDSYLEFQTANSALLKDYGLVHEECITKMRLISLLDLSSCCSIEIPYSAITESLQINDDEVEQWIVKAIAFKILDCKVDQLNQTVIVSRQTERIFGMPQWQGLHTKLGVWKGNIASAINTIQANKVTEEDTQAMHGLTIH, encoded by the exons ATGGCGACGATCGTGAACACGACGGAGGAGGAGCCCATGCTGGCCGTGGTGCGCTTCACCGCGGAGCTCGCCTGGGCCGACGCGGGCCCGGAGGTCGCCGACCCCGAGGTCACGCGCCTCTGCCTCGAGGCGCAGGAGCACATCCTCGCGGGGCGATGGCTCGACATGGCCTCTCTCATGCTCGCCTCCGCCGACCTGCTCCTCACCCCCCCGTCGCGCGTCCCGGACAAAG ATCTCGAGTGCGTCCTCTCCGTCATCTGCAGCCTCGTCACCAAGGCCGGGTCGGAGGACCAGGCGCTGCAGATCACCGACCTCATCTGCGACAAGCTCACCCAGCAGCCCGACGACAAGCCGGCGCTGCGCCTCAAAGT TCTGTTCAGCTTGTACAATCTGCTTCCAAGCCCCTACTTCAAGGCACTTGTTTACAAGAAGGCTCTTGAGCTCGCCACGGCCGGAAAGGCTGCCGAGTACATCATCCCGTCATTCAAGAACATCGACAGCTTCGTCAACGAGTGGGGAATTGGAAATTTAGAGCAGAGGGAGCTGTACCTTGCCATCACTAGGATCCTCAAAGATCACAAGGG CATGACAAAGGACTACTTCAAATTTCTCAACAAGTACCTCGCCACTTTCAAGGGGTCAGATGATGACTCTGCTACAATTGGTGATGCAAAGGAAGAGGCTGTTGCTGCAATTATTGAGTTTGTTAAATCGTCTAACCTCTTTCAG TGTGATCTGCTCAATATGCCAGCTGTTGCACAGCTTGAGAAGGATGAAAAGTATCAGTTGGTTTATGAACTTCTAAAGATATTCCTTACTAAAAGGCTTGATTCCTATTTAGAGTTTCAGACTGCAAACTCTGCCTTGCTGAAAGATTACG GACTGGTTCATGAGGAGTGCATAACCAAAATGCGCCTCATATCTTTGCTCGATCTGAGCAGCTGTTGCTCTATTGAAATCCCTTATTCAGCAATCACTGAATCACTTCAG ATTAATGATGATGAGGTGGAACAATGGATTGTGAAAGCAATAGCATTCAAGATATTAGATTGCAAGGTTGACCAGCTTAACCAGACTGTCATCGTCAG TCGGCAGACGGAGAGGATATTTGGGATGCCACAGTGGCAGGGTCTGCACACAAAACTTGGAGTTTGGAAG GGAAACATTGCGAGCGCTATAAACACAATCCAAGCTAACAAAGTCACTGAAGAGgacacacaagcaatgcatgGCTTGACGATCCACTGA